The following coding sequences are from one Bufo bufo chromosome 2, aBufBuf1.1, whole genome shotgun sequence window:
- the LOC120991040 gene encoding uncharacterized protein LOC120991040 yields MAMEEFNTFIKSQVDDIDSIEAYVNIKRFAKVTEKKVLNYLEDEVGILDKYAISEIASEYKKSVDVIQDIDFKEIQLLHIIGLHFQRLKEKLKVIVQDSNQRRCPNKQGADSCGLMVQTYINCQTCAEEKVVCAGGPPKNQDYLERCSCLCTSNRCFDLKTGRSCSPCKDHKSHLAETVNCGEINIKIPEYEELILDCTFEWYARLEDTYNNVFTLVSTMQAS; encoded by the exons ATGGCTatggaagaattcaacacctttaTCAAAAGCCAAGTCGATGACATTGACTCAATAGAAGCCTATGTCAACATCAAGCGGTTTGCCAAAGTCACCGAGAAAAAAGTCCTGAACTACCTTGAGGATGAAGTCGGCATACTGG ATAAATATGCTATATCCGAAATTGCGTCTGaatataaaaaatctgtggaCGTCATCCAGGATATAGATTTTAAGG AGATCCAGCTTCTTCACATCATTGGACTCCATTTCCAGCGACTCAAAGAAAAGCTCAAGGTTATCGTCCAGGACTCAAACCAAC GGAGGTGTCCAAATAAACAAG GTGCAGACAGCTGTG GATTAATGGTGCAAACCTACATCAACTGTCAGACCTGCGCCGAGGAGAAGGTTGTCTGCGCCGGGGGCCCTCCAAAAAATCAAG ACTACTTGGAGAGATGCAGCTGCCTGTGCACCTCCAACAGATGTTTTG ATCTGAAAACTGGACGGTCCTGCTCTCCATGTAAAGATCACAAGTCTCACCTGGCAGAGACTGTAAACTGTGGAG AGataaatataaaaatcccagaatATGAAGAACTAATTCTGGACTGTACTTTTGAATGGTACGCAAGGCTGGAGGACACCTATAACAACGTGTTCACCCTGGTAAGTACAATGCAGG CCTCGTGA